GCCTGGCCGCCGCTCTGGCCGAGCGCTACGTGCTGGAGCGGGAGCTGGGGGCGGGGGGCATGGCCACGGTGTATCTGGCCGAGGACGTGCGGCATCGGCGCAAGGTGGCGGTCAAGGTGCTCCGCCCCGAGCTGGCGGCCAGCATGGGCCCGGACCGCTTTCTCCGGGAGATCGAGATCGCGGCCCAGCTGCAGCACCCCCACATC
This sequence is a window from Gemmatimonadales bacterium. Protein-coding genes within it:
- a CDS encoding protein kinase produces the protein MTQAYDRLAAALAERYVLERELGAGGMATVYLAEDVRHRRKVAVKVLRPELAASMGPDRFLREIEIAAQLQHPHI